CTGGGCGGGATGCTGGCGCTAATGATCAAGCTGTTACCGTGGTTACTGCTGGCGGTGGCTGTAGTGTGGGTGATCAAGGCGGTAAAAACGCCAAAAACCCCACAGTATCAGCGCAATAACCGTCGGTTTTACTAAGGTATTGAGCGGTTCGTCACAACCTGAAACGTTACTTTCACAACTCAATGGGAATTGATTATTAAATCTGTCATTATTGCGTAGTTAACGAATTCATCGCGCTGTACCCTACATACAGCCGAGCAAAAAAGAAAGGGCTTCCCGGGTGGAAGCCCAATTTCTTTGCAGAGCTATTACGGAATCAGCAGGCTTGAGCCCTGTGTGGCCCGGCTTTCCAGCACCTCATGCGCGCGACGGGCATCTTTTAACGCATAGCGTTGATTTTCAGCCACATCGACTTTAATCACGCCGCTGGCAATCAATGAGAACAATTCATTGCTGGCTTCGGTCAGTTCTTCACGTGTCGTAATGTATCCCTGTAGCGAAGGCCGCGTGGCATACAGAGAACCTTTCTGATTCAGAATCCCTAAGTTCACGCCGGTAACGGGCCCTGACGCATTGCCGAAACTAACCATCAGTCCCCGGCGTTGCAGGCAATCCAGTGAGGCTTCCCAGGTATCTTTTCCGACGGAGTCATAGACCACGCGCACTTTTTTGCCGCCAGTGATCTCTTTTACCCGCTCGACGATGCTTTCCTCACGGTAATTAATCACTTGCCAGGCGCCGGCATCCAGAGCCCGCTGTGCTTTTTGTGCGCTACCAACGGTGCCAATAAGCTTCGCGCCCAGCGCTTTTGCCCATTGGCAGGCGATCAAACCGACGCCGCCGGCAGCAGCATGAAACAGAAAGGGTTCATCTGGTTTCACTTCATATGTTTTGCGTAGCAGGTAAAAAACGGTTAATCCCTTCAGAAAAGAAGCTGCCGCCTGTTCGAAGGAAATCGCGTCAGGTAAAATCGCGGCTTTATCGGCGGGGACGTTATGGACAGAACTGTATGCGCCGAGCGTAGATTGTGCGTAGACCACGCGATCGCCGACGCGAATATGCTCCACGCCGCTGCCGACTCGACTGACTACGCCCGCGGCTTCGGTTCCCAGTCCTGCAGGCAACGACGGAGGCGGATAAAGCCCGCTCCGGATATAGGTGTCGATGTAATTGATACCAATGGCTTTGTTCTCAACCTGGATTTCGTTTTCCGCCGGCGCCGTTGGCGTAAACTCCACGGCCTGAAGCACTTCCGGGCCACCATGTTTGTGAAATTCAATACGCGTTGCCATGCTTCCTCCAAAAGAAATGTGGTAATCTTTCGACCCAATCACTATCTCGGTAACTCCATTCACTATGGCAGGAAATAAACCCTTCAACAAACAACAGACTGATGCCCGCGACCGCGATCCGCAGGTTGCCGGGATAAAAGTGCCGCCGCACTCGATTGAAGCGGAACAGTCGGTGTTGGGCGGTTTAATGCTGGATAACGAGCGCTGGGACGATGTGGCCGAGCGCGTAGTAGCGGAAGATTTTTATACCCGCCCGCATCGCCATATCTTTACGGAGATGGGGCGCTTACAGGAAAGCGGCAGTCCTATTGATCTGATTACGCTCGCGGAATCACTGGAGCGGCAGGGGCAACTGGATAGCGTCGGCGGTTTCGCTTATCTGGCTGAGCTGTCGAAAAACACGCCAAGCGCGGCCAATATTAGCGCTTATGCGGATATCGTGCGCGAACGCGCCGTGGTCCGCGATATGATCTCTGTGGCGCATGAAATTGCGGACGCTGGTTACGATCCACAGGGGCGTAATAGCGACGAACTGCTGGATTTGGCGGAGTCACGTGTTTTCCAGATTGCAGAAAACCGCGCAAATAAAGACGAAGGTCCGAAAAGCATCGACCAGATCCTTGATGCTACCGTGGCGCGTATTGAGCAGTTGTTCCAGCAACCGCACGATGGCGTTACTGGCGTGGATACAGGCTATCAGGATCTCAATAAAAAGACGGCGGGGCTACAGCGTTCGGATTTGATCATCGTTGCAGCGCGTCCGTCGATGGGTAAAACCACATTTGCGATGAACCTCTGCGAAAACGCAGCGATGTTACAGGATAAACCAGTACTGATTTTTAGTCTGGAGATGCCTGGCGAACAGATTATGATGCGTATGCTGGCGTCGCTGTCCCGCGTTGATCAGACGCGTATCCGTACCGGTCAGCTGGATGATGAAGACTGGGCGCGAATCTCCGGAACGATGGGCATCTTGCTGGAGAAGCGCAATATGTACATTGACGACTCCTCGGGGCTTACGCCGACGGAAGTTCGATCGCGCGCGCGGCGTATCTTTCGCGAGCATGGCGGGTTAAGCCTGATTATGATCGACTACCTGCAACTGATGCGCGTGCCGTCGCTTTCTGATAACCGTACCCTGGAGATCGCCGAAATTTCCCGCTCGCTGAAAGCGCTGGCGAAAGAGCTTCAGGTGCCTGTTGTGGCGCTATCGCAGCTTAACCGCTCCCTGGAGCAACGGGCGGATAAACGTCCGGTTAACTCCGACCTGCGTGAATCCGGCTCTATTGAACAGGATGCTGACTTAATCATGTTTATCTACCGTGATGAGGTGTATCACGAGAACAGCGATTTAAAAGGCATTGCTGAAATTATTATTGGTAAGCAACGTAACGGTCCTATCGGTACGGTTCGTCTGACGTTTAACGGTCAGTGGTCGCGCTTCGATAATTATGCGGGACCGCAGTACGATGATGAGTAACTCTCCATCATTCTTTTAACAAGGAATTCAAATGCAAGCGGCAACTGTCGTCATTAACCGCCGCGCTCTGCGACACAACCTGCAACGACTGCGTGAACTGGCGCCTGCCAGCAAACTGGTTGCGGTGGTGAAAGCGAACGCTTATGGACACGGTCTTCTGGAGACCGCGCGAACGCTCCCTGATGCCGACGCTTTTGGCGTTGCGCGCCTTGAAGAAGCTCTACGTCTGCGAGCGGGCGGGATCAAGCAGCCTATTCTGCTGCTGGAGGGGTTCTTCGACGCCGCCGATCTGCCGACCATTTCTGTTCAACGCCTGCATACCGCCGTGCATAATCAGGAGCAGCTTGCCGCCCTGGAAGCTGCGGAACTGGCGGAACCGGTAACGGTGTGGATGAAGCTTGATACCGGGATGCATCGGCTCGGCGTGCGTCCGGAAGAGGCGGAGGCGTTCTACCAACGTCTGGCGCACTGTAAAAATGTACGCCAGCCGGTGAATATCGTTAGCCATTTTGCGCGCGCGGATGAGCCGGAGTGCGGCGCTACCGAGCATCAGCTTGAAATTTTTAACGCCTTCTGCGGGGATAAACCGGGACAGCGCTCCATTGCCGCCTCTGGCGGCATTTTGCTGTGGCCGCAATCTCACTTTGACTGGGCGCGTCCGGGCATCATTCTTTACGGCGTATCGCCGTTGGAACACAAACCCTGGGGACCGGATTTTGGTTTTCAGCCGGTCATGTCTTTAACGTCCAGCCTGATCGCGGCGCGCGACCACAAAGCGGGCGAGCCGGTGGGCTACGGCGGGACATGGGTGAGTGAGCGCGATACGCGCCTGGGCGTGGTGGCGATGGGCTATGGCGATGGTTATCCACGCGCGGCGCCTTCCGGTACGCCGGTGCTGGTTAACGGTCGCGAGGTTCCGATTGTCGGGCGGGTGGCTATGGATATGATTTGTGTGGATCTGGGACCCAGCGCCCAGGATAAAGCGGGCGATCCGGTTGTGTTATGGGGTGAAGGGCTGCCGGTTGAACGTATTGCTGAAATGACAAAAGTAAGCGCTTACGAACTTATCACGCGTCTGACCTCAAGGGTGGCGATGAAGTATATTGATTAAGCGTACGGTACGCCGGAAGGCGCTTGCGCTTATCCGGCCTACATCGCGCATTAGCTGTAGGTAGGGTAAGGCGTTCACGTTGATATCCGGCAATATTCGCATCCACCGCAACATCCTCTCGATCTTCTCATCCTTCCGGTTTATTGTGTTATCTCCTGCCTTCTGTAAACCTGGAGAACCATCGCGTGTTTCAAAAAGTTGACGCCTATGCAGGCGATCCGATCCTTTCACTTATGGAGCGTTTTAAAGACGACCCCCGTCATGACAAAGTGAATTTGAGTATCGGTCTGTATTACAACGAAGAGGGAATCATCCCGCAGCTTAATGCTGTGGCTGAAGCCGAAGCCCGGCTTAACGCACAGCCGCAGGGTGCCTCGTTGTATTTGCCGATGGAAGGGCTTAATACTTATCGTCACACTATCGCGCCCCTGCTATTTGGTGCCGGGCACCCGGTGCTACAGCAACAACGCGTGGCCACTATCCAGACATTAGGTGGCTCCGGCGCTCTGAAAGTGGGCGCGGATTTCCTGAAGCGTTATTTCCCTGACTCTGGCGTATGGGTAAGCGATCCTACCTGGGAAAACCACGTTGCGATATTTACTGGGGCAGGATTCGAAGTAAGCACTTACCCCTGGTATGATGAATCGACTCATGGTGTTCGTTTTAATGACCTGCTGGCCACGCTTAACACACTACCAGCGCGCAGTATCGTGCTGCTGCATCCCTGTTGCCATAACCCGACCGGGGCGGATTTAACGCCTTCGCAATGGGATGCGGTGATTGAGATAATGAAAACGCGCGATCTGATCCCGTTTCTTGATATTGCTTATCAGGGGTTTGGTGCAGGTATGGAGGAGGATGCGTACGCTATTCGCGCTATTGCCAGCGCCGGGTTACCAGCGTTGGTCAGTAACTCTTTTTCAAAAATTTTCTCGCTGTACGGCGAACGCGTCGGCGGCCTGTCGGTAGTGTGTGAAGGTGCCGACATCGCAGAGCGGGTGCTGGGACAGCTAAAAGCCACGGTACGCCGGATTTATTCCAGCCCGCCGAATTTCGGCGCGCAGGTAGTGGCTGCGGTATTGAGTGATGAGGCATTAAAAGCCGGCTGGCTGGCGGAAGTAGAAGCGATGCGTACCCGCATTATGACGATGCGCCAGGCACTGGTGAAGGTACTAAATGCGGAGATCCCAGGCCGTAATTTCGATTATTTGTTACAGCAACGCGGTATGTTCAGCTATACCGGATTAAGCGCAAAGCAGGTCGACCGATTACGCGACGAGTTTGGCGTTTACCTGATCGCCAGTGGACGCATGTGCGTCGCCGGACTTAACGATGCCAATGTGCAACGTGTGGCGCGGGCGTTTGCCGCGGTGATGTAAACAACAGGTCGGATGACGGCTACGCTGCTCTCCGGCCTGGCAACTGTTGGTGTGATCCTCCTCTTTTTTCGTAACAAAACCGCAGATAATTCTTCCTTTCGACCGTTCCTGGCGTTATGGTCAGGTAGTTTTTTGAGCAAAGACTCAACTTGATAATTATAATTTTTTGAATTTTAAGGGAAAAATATGAAAAAAATAACTCTGGCACTCAGTGCCGTCTGTTTGTTGTTTACGCTAAACAGTTCCGCGAATGCGTTGGTTTCTTCTCCTTCGACGCTCAATCCAGGCACTAACGTTGCGAAACTGGCAGAGCAAGCGCCCGTCCATTGGGTTTCGGTTGCTCAGATTGAAAACAGTCTCACTGGCCGTCCACCGATGGCCGTCGGCTTCGATATTGACGATACCGTGTTATTTTCCAGCCCCGGGTTCTGGCGGGGAAAGAAAACCTACTCCCCGGACAGCGAAGATTATCTGAAAAATCCGGCCTTCTGGGAAAAAATGAATAATGGCTGGGACGAGTTCAGCATTCCGAAAGAGGTCGCCCGGCAGCTTATTGATATGCATGTTCGCCGCGGCGACAGTATTTATTTTGTCACTGGCCGTAGCCAGACGAAAACGGAAACCGTGTCGAAAACGCTGGCGGATGATTTCCATATTCCGGAGGCGAACATGAATCCGGTGATCTTCGCAGGTGATAAACCCGGACAGAATACGAAAATCCAGTGGCTAAAGGAGAAAAACATTCGCATCTTCTACGGTGATTCAGATAACGATATCACTGCTGCCCGCGATTCTGATATTCGTGGTATCCGTATCCTGCGTGCCGCTAATTCCACCTATAAACCTCTGCCCCAGGCAGGCGCATTTGGCGAAGAGGTGATTGTCAATTCAGAGTACTAACAATCAGGAGAGCAACAGGCTCTCCTTTTTTGAGTGATTTTTGAACAAAATTGAGCCGCTGACTTTTACCTTTTCCGGACTTGCTGCACACTATTCAGGAGGGGTTGGTTTTAATAAGGAGCAGCATATGTGGTATCAGCACACGATTACTCTGAGCGAGAAGCCACGCGGATTTCATCTGATAACAGATGAGATTCTCGATAAATTGTCTGGTTTACCGCCTGTCGAAACGGGATTGCTACATCTATTGTTGCTACATACCTCAGCTTCGCTGACGCTAAACGAAAATTGCGATCCTACTGTGCGTGGCGATATGGAACGCTATTTTCTGAAAACCGTTCCCGATAACGCCGCGTATGAACATGATGACGAAGGTGCAGACGATATGCCTTCGCATATTAAGTCATCATTATTAGGCGTATCGTTGCTGCTGCCTGTGCGTCAGGGGCGTTTACAGTTGGGAACGTGGCAAGGCATCTGGTTGGGAGAGCATCGCATTCACGGCGGTTCACGTAAGATCATTGCGACACTACAAGGGGAATGATAATGACCATTTCGGAATTACTGCAATACTGCATGGCAAAGCCTGGCGCAGAGCAGAGCGTCCACAGTGACTGGAAAGCCACGCAAATTAAAGTGGAAGATGTCCTTTTCGCGATGGTAAAAGAAGTCGAAGGACGCCCGGCCGCCTCCCTAAAAACCAGCCCGGAACTGGCAGAATTGCTACGCCAGCAGCACAGCGATGTACGACCGAGCCGGCACCTTAATAAAGCACACTGGAGTACAGTCTATCTGGATGGGTCGCTGCCGGATTCACAACTCTATTATCTGGTTGATGCCTCTTATCAACAGGCGGTAAATACGCTGTCGGAAGACAAACGTAAACAGTTGCCGCAGTCCTGATTACAGTGTGCTGACTAACGACGCCAGGGCAATATCAAGGAGGCGAATAACCGTGGACCGGAT
The Salmonella bongori NCTC 12419 DNA segment above includes these coding regions:
- the pspG gene encoding envelope stress response protein PspG, with the translated sequence MLELLFVIGFFLMLMVTGVSLLGILAALAVATAVMFLGGMLALMIKLLPWLLLAVAVVWVIKAVKTPKTPQYQRNNRRFY
- a CDS encoding quinone oxidoreductase — protein: MATRIEFHKHGGPEVLQAVEFTPTAPAENEIQVENKAIGINYIDTYIRSGLYPPPSLPAGLGTEAAGVVSRVGSGVEHIRVGDRVVYAQSTLGAYSSVHNVPADKAAILPDAISFEQAAASFLKGLTVFYLLRKTYEVKPDEPFLFHAAAGGVGLIACQWAKALGAKLIGTVGSAQKAQRALDAGAWQVINYREESIVERVKEITGGKKVRVVYDSVGKDTWEASLDCLQRRGLMVSFGNASGPVTGVNLGILNQKGSLYATRPSLQGYITTREELTEASNELFSLIASGVIKVDVAENQRYALKDARRAHEVLESRATQGSSLLIP
- the dnaB gene encoding replicative DNA helicase, whose product is MAGNKPFNKQQTDARDRDPQVAGIKVPPHSIEAEQSVLGGLMLDNERWDDVAERVVAEDFYTRPHRHIFTEMGRLQESGSPIDLITLAESLERQGQLDSVGGFAYLAELSKNTPSAANISAYADIVRERAVVRDMISVAHEIADAGYDPQGRNSDELLDLAESRVFQIAENRANKDEGPKSIDQILDATVARIEQLFQQPHDGVTGVDTGYQDLNKKTAGLQRSDLIIVAARPSMGKTTFAMNLCENAAMLQDKPVLIFSLEMPGEQIMMRMLASLSRVDQTRIRTGQLDDEDWARISGTMGILLEKRNMYIDDSSGLTPTEVRSRARRIFREHGGLSLIMIDYLQLMRVPSLSDNRTLEIAEISRSLKALAKELQVPVVALSQLNRSLEQRADKRPVNSDLRESGSIEQDADLIMFIYRDEVYHENSDLKGIAEIIIGKQRNGPIGTVRLTFNGQWSRFDNYAGPQYDDE
- the alr gene encoding alanine racemase; amino-acid sequence: MQAATVVINRRALRHNLQRLRELAPASKLVAVVKANAYGHGLLETARTLPDADAFGVARLEEALRLRAGGIKQPILLLEGFFDAADLPTISVQRLHTAVHNQEQLAALEAAELAEPVTVWMKLDTGMHRLGVRPEEAEAFYQRLAHCKNVRQPVNIVSHFARADEPECGATEHQLEIFNAFCGDKPGQRSIAASGGILLWPQSHFDWARPGIILYGVSPLEHKPWGPDFGFQPVMSLTSSLIAARDHKAGEPVGYGGTWVSERDTRLGVVAMGYGDGYPRAAPSGTPVLVNGREVPIVGRVAMDMICVDLGPSAQDKAGDPVVLWGEGLPVERIAEMTKVSAYELITRLTSRVAMKYID
- the tyrB gene encoding aromatic amino acid transaminase, coding for MFQKVDAYAGDPILSLMERFKDDPRHDKVNLSIGLYYNEEGIIPQLNAVAEAEARLNAQPQGASLYLPMEGLNTYRHTIAPLLFGAGHPVLQQQRVATIQTLGGSGALKVGADFLKRYFPDSGVWVSDPTWENHVAIFTGAGFEVSTYPWYDESTHGVRFNDLLATLNTLPARSIVLLHPCCHNPTGADLTPSQWDAVIEIMKTRDLIPFLDIAYQGFGAGMEEDAYAIRAIASAGLPALVSNSFSKIFSLYGERVGGLSVVCEGADIAERVLGQLKATVRRIYSSPPNFGAQVVAAVLSDEALKAGWLAEVEAMRTRIMTMRQALVKVLNAEIPGRNFDYLLQQRGMFSYTGLSAKQVDRLRDEFGVYLIASGRMCVAGLNDANVQRVARAFAAVM
- the aphA gene encoding acid phosphatase AphA encodes the protein MKKITLALSAVCLLFTLNSSANALVSSPSTLNPGTNVAKLAEQAPVHWVSVAQIENSLTGRPPMAVGFDIDDTVLFSSPGFWRGKKTYSPDSEDYLKNPAFWEKMNNGWDEFSIPKEVARQLIDMHVRRGDSIYFVTGRSQTKTETVSKTLADDFHIPEANMNPVIFAGDKPGQNTKIQWLKEKNIRIFYGDSDNDITAARDSDIRGIRILRAANSTYKPLPQAGAFGEEVIVNSEY
- a CDS encoding secondary thiamine-phosphate synthase enzyme YjbQ; amino-acid sequence: MWYQHTITLSEKPRGFHLITDEILDKLSGLPPVETGLLHLLLLHTSASLTLNENCDPTVRGDMERYFLKTVPDNAAYEHDDEGADDMPSHIKSSLLGVSLLLPVRQGRLQLGTWQGIWLGEHRIHGGSRKIIATLQGE
- a CDS encoding MmcQ/YjbR family DNA-binding protein, with protein sequence MTISELLQYCMAKPGAEQSVHSDWKATQIKVEDVLFAMVKEVEGRPAASLKTSPELAELLRQQHSDVRPSRHLNKAHWSTVYLDGSLPDSQLYYLVDASYQQAVNTLSEDKRKQLPQS